The proteins below come from a single Pristiophorus japonicus isolate sPriJap1 chromosome 18, sPriJap1.hap1, whole genome shotgun sequence genomic window:
- the tpgs1 gene encoding tubulin polyglutamylase complex subunit 1: MAAAAAAVSGRVAPLPPGLSVTLREALLKVLENRPADPVSFLGEYFQNLAAAASSEAAAEKPGPRQQQEQVEGALKQLLLCHYSRPAFSRNMASAFHILSCPTGKRKKPGLKGRAYTELLRRICGAADPSTCSLIHKLQCWDHEAVPFSVFRHGVLTCFVYLEFVRVSGRLFEAVADSGEADRTLCQALLDALKDAVNRSSCGASGYLDAGSKLGPDQLARAMKQSVRLRKNQSTASLTQEEFVLLTAPLFIQRVKPIC, translated from the exons atggcggcggcggcggcggctgtTTCCGGTCGGGTTGCCCCGCTCCCGCCCGGCCTCTCGGTCACCCTCCGGGAGGCGCTGCTCAAAGTCCTGGAGAACCGGCCCGCGGACCCCGTCTCCTTCCTGGGCGAATACTTCCAGAACCTGGCGGCGGCCGCCTCCTCCGAGGCCGCGGCCGAGAAACCGGGCCCGAGGCAGCAGCAG GAACAGGTAGAGGGAGCCCTGAAGCAGCTGCTGCTCTGCCACTACAGCCGACCAGCCTTCAGCAGGAACATGGCTTCGGCCTTCCACATCCTCAGCTGCCCCACCGGCAAGAGGAAGAAGCCTGGCCTGAAAGGCCGTGCCTACACCGAGCTGCTGAGACGGATCTGTGGAGCTGCCGACCCCTCGACCTGCTCGCTGATCCACAAGCTGCAGTGCTGGGACCACGAGGCCGTCCCTTTCAGTGTCTTCCGGCACGGTGTGCTCACCTGCTTCGTCTACCTGGAGTTTGTCAGGGTTTCCGGGCGGCTGTTTGAGGCAGTGGCCGACTCTGGCGAGGCCGATCGGACGCTGTGCCAGGCTCTGCTCGATGCTCTGAAAGATGCGGTGAACCGCAGCTCCTGCGGTGCCTCCGGGTACCTCGACGCTGGCTCCAAGCTGGGCCCCGACCAGCTCGCTCGGGCAATGAAACAGTCTGTGCGGCTCCGCAAAAACCAATCCACCGCCTCGCTGACACAGGAGGAGTTCGTCCTGCTCACCGCCCctctcttcattcagagagtgaagCCCATCTGCTGA